Proteins co-encoded in one Leptodactylus fuscus isolate aLepFus1 chromosome 4, aLepFus1.hap2, whole genome shotgun sequence genomic window:
- the ATP6V1C1 gene encoding V-type proton ATPase subunit C 1, producing MTEFWLISAPGEKTCQQTWEKLMAATTKNNNLSTNHKFNIPDLKVGTLDVLVGLSDELAKLDSFVEGAVKKVAQYMADVLEDSRDKVQENLLASGVDLVTYITRFQWDMAKYPIKQSLKNISEIIAKGVTQIDNDLKARASAYNNLKGNLQNLERKNAGSLITRSLAEIVKKDDFVLDSEYLVTLLVVVPKSNYNDWVKQYETLAEMVVPRSSSVLSEDQDSYLCNVTLFRKAVDDFRHNARENKYVVRDFQYNEEEMKADKEEMNRLSTDKKKQFGPLVRWLKVNFSEAFIAWIHVKALRVFVESVLRYGLPVNFQAMLLQPNKKTMKKLREVLYDLYKHLDSSAASIIDAPMDIPGLNLSQQEYYPYVYYKIDCNLLEFK from the exons ATGACCGAGTTCTGGTTGATCTCTGCTCCTGGGGAGAAAACATGCCAACAAACCTGGGAAAAACTCATGGCCGCCACTACCAAGAATAACAACTTGTCTACCAACCATAAGTTTAACATACCTGACTTAAAG GTCGGTACTCTCGATGTCCTGGTCGGTTTGTCTGATGAACTGGCTAAATTGGATTCATTTGTAGAAGG AGCGGTGAAGAAGGTTGCGCAGTACATGGCCGACGTCCTGGAGGACAGCAGAGACAAGGTGCAGGAGAACCTTTTGGCCAGTGGAG TGGACTTGGTCACATACATCACAAGGTTCCAGTGGGACATGGCAAAGTACCCGATTAAACAGTCTTTGAAGAACATTTCAGAAATTATTGCTAAA GGTGTCACACAGATTGATAATGACTTGAAAGCGAGAGCTTCTGCCTACAACAACCTGAAAGGAAACCTTCAAAATCTGGAAAGAAAAAATGC AGGTAGCTTAATAACCAGAAGCCTCGCTGAGATTGTGAAGAAAGACGACTTTGTCCTGGACTCTGAATACCTGGTCACTCTATTAGTCGTCGTTCCAAA GAGTAACTATAATGACTGGGTTAAGCAGTATGAAACTCTGGCTGAGATGGTGGTCCCTCGGTCTAGCAG TGTCTTATCAGAAGACCAGGACAGTTACCTGTGTAATGTCACCCTGTTCAGAAAAGCAGTGGACGACTTCCGGCACAATGCCCGAGAAAACAA GTATGTTGTCCGTGATTTCCAGTACAACGAAGAGGAGATGAAAGCTGACAAAGAAGAAATGAACAGACTGTCTACTGACAAGAAAAAGCAGTTT GGTCCGCTTGTACGATGGCTCAAAGTAAATTTCAGTGAAGCTTTTATTGCCTGGATCCATGTGAAAGCTCTGCGGGTGTTCGTAGAATCCGTGTTAAG GTACGGGTTACCAGTAAACTTTCAAGCCATGCTGCTTCAGCCCAATAAGAAGACCATGAAAAAACTGCGGGAAGTCTTGTATGACTTGTACAAACACCTGGACAGTAGTGCGGCATCCATTATTGAT GCTCCTATGGATATACCTGGGTTAAACCTCAGCCAGCAGGAATATTACCCCTACGTCTACTACAAGATTGACTGCAATTTGCTGGAATTTAAGTAA